TCTTTAGTATCATTCATCGTAATAATAAAACCGCCAGTCCCGTTCCCGGAGACATTTACCTGCAACAGGCCACCAACGGGCAACTGCAGACCATTTAAAGTGCTCAACGGTACTGAACCGGCCATATCTTTCTGGCTGCTGATACCAGTTATAGCGTTTAACTTCGCTGTTTTATCGTAGTCGAGAACAACAGTGGCGCCGCTTCTTCCGGCTTTGTGAGAGGAAATCGTTACCTGGCAAACCTGGCTGTATACGGCATCTGATAGCAGGATATTAAAAAAGAACAGCCAGCCGTAATATTTTGTACAATTCTTCACTATTGATGAGATGATTATCATCCCACAATAATGGCGAATACCTGTGGCATGGAATAGTAAAAAAACGCAATTCTCCGCAACAAAGGTTAAAGATCGGGGGCTCCCAGCACGGTAATATCTTCCCGGAGCGTTGGCATTTGTTTGAGGAAAGTATTGGGCGTTTCGCCGGCAAAAGCTTTAAAATCTTTAATAAAATGCATTTGGTCGTAATACCCGCAGGCATGGGCGATGGATGTCCATCGTTCCGCAGGCATGGCCATCTTCAGGGCCAGGGCGTGGTTAAAACGGATAATACGGGAATACAGTTTGGGCGAAAGTCCCACCTGCCGGGAAAATTTATTTTCAAAGCTCCGAAAGCTCATATTCGCCTGGTTGGCAAGCCATTCCATGTTGACAAGTCCTTTTCCGCCAATAATATGGTTCACTACTTTATCAATGCGGCAGTCGCCGATGCCGGGATTCTTCCACAGGCAGGACAACAGGAACCGATCTGTAAACTCCTTTAATTCATGCAAGGTTCCTGCTTCCTGGAGCTGTTCCTGCAGCAATGCCAGCGGTGAGCCCAGCACGGCATCTCCTTCAAGCAATTCGTTTGTCATTGCCTGTACTTCCGTACCGAATATCCTATGAAATCCTCCGGCCTTAAATTCGATCCCGAATAGCTGATACCCGCCGCTAAAGGACAAGTGCCCTGCATAGCCGGTTTGCATACCCAATAGCTGTCTTTCCCGTGTATTCACTGCCGTTACCCGTCCTCCTGCAACAAAATAAACCGGGTCAGCACTCAGCCAAAAAGAAAGGAATATGCCCGGGGCAGCGGGAAGTGCTTTACACATTTCCTCACCATTTGTATCAAATTGCCGAAGGTTGTAACAGCGGATATGGTTCCGTAAAGCGGCAGCGGGGATTAGTTCAGTGGTTTGTACCATAGTTTTTTATGAGCACCACTTTAAATATACATATTTTACCTGCAAGTCTGATCCGGCATATCATTTTACCTGCAATGAGTATCTGTCATAATGCTGCATTTGAAAGTGGGGCATATGCCAGTTAAGCTATACGCCTGCTCTCAGACCTTCGCCCAATATTAAATTTAACGCCATTTTAAAACCTAATTTTGTTTTTTATGCTAAAACGTTTAACTTAATATTCAAATCGAGAGCATAGTTTCATTCCGAAGATTAATAACTCGTTAGCCTGATAGTATTTCAATAGCATTGTTTGTGTTTTCAACATCGGAATGACTCACCGGAAGAAGCGACTGGCAGCGCTTCCTGGAAGGAGCTTACCACAATTATTGTCAACTGATCAGCAATGAGTACCCGTTATCACGACTAACGGGGACGTTATACCCTTGTCATCACTTATCATTATTACTATACTTTAAAACTATCCACTTATGATTTACAGAAAACAGTTAACCTGGTTGGGAGTTATCATGACGGTGACTACCCTGCTGACCAGCTGCACAAAAACATTGCAAAACGCAGGTCCCGATCAGATTACCGGGACTAAGAGTATGGCCGCCCAGTTGACCGCTGGTTCCAGCAGTCTTATTACTTACAAGAACAGCCCTCACCACATATTTGTAGGCTTCCTGGTGGGCGATGGTGCTGATAGTCCGGATGCCTATAATCCTGCAAATTCGCCTGACAGTGTTGACTTCCTCGAATTTTTTGCCGGCAATGATCCCAACAGGGCCGACTGGCGCGCGGCACAGGCGAAAGGAACAAGGATTGTAGTCTGCCACTTTTTATCCGATGCCTGGTTCGATGGTTCTTCCAAAGATCCCGCAACGCCCAATTCAACAGCAACAATTCCTAATTCCGGCAGCACCTACGATCACTGGGCGCAGGCTATGTACAACAAACATATTGTAGCCGACTCGCTGGATGGAATAGATCTGGATATAGAATCTGGGACCATCGGAGGTCAGGTATCCGCTGCCAGTGTTCCTAACCTGTTAGCATCGGTAGCGAAATACTTCGGGCCTAATTCTACCTCCGCTCCTACCCTGAGCATGGGAAAAAAGCCGGTGTTCTTTTATGATACCGACGGATCCGCTGACAACAACACTTATATAGGCACGAAAAGTAATTATGACTATGTGTTATTCCAGGCATATGTGAATGGTAATCATTACTGGAGTGGCAGCGGTACGCAGGATTTTGGTCCATTGATAAGCGGGTATGGAGCCGACAAACTCATTTACCTGGTGAATGGCGACGACTTTAGCACAAGTATGACGGATGCCCCCACTGTATCTTTATTAAGTTACGCCCAGTGGGTAGTCCAGAACAATGGCATCGGCGTAGGTGCATACCGGATGAGCCGCGATTATCTTCATACGCCTCATTTTGCCGCATCAAGACAGGCGATACAAATCATGAATCCCGCCAATGCCGGCGGTGGTATTGTTTCCGGCGGCACCTACAAGATTATCTCAGCTGTGAACAATAGCAGTTTGCTCGATGTAACCGGGGGTGGTACAACAGATGGTACGCTTGTGGAACTATGGAGCAATAACACTCCTACCTCCACTAATCAGGAATGGGTGCTAACAAGCCTGGGCAGTGGATATTATAAACTACAACCTGCCAACGCCGCCGCTATGGCTATGGATGTCAGTAACTCAGGTACCGCTGATGGAACACAGGTACAGATTTATACCAGCAACAATACCAACGCGCAGAAATGGCTGATCTCTCCGGTAGCAAACGGATATTACACGCTCAGTCCTGCATGTGCTCCGGGTTCCAGACTGGATGTAAATGCGCAGGGAACTGCTAATGGC
The genomic region above belongs to Chitinophaga sp. 180180018-3 and contains:
- a CDS encoding RICIN domain-containing protein, with product MIYRKQLTWLGVIMTVTTLLTSCTKTLQNAGPDQITGTKSMAAQLTAGSSSLITYKNSPHHIFVGFLVGDGADSPDAYNPANSPDSVDFLEFFAGNDPNRADWRAAQAKGTRIVVCHFLSDAWFDGSSKDPATPNSTATIPNSGSTYDHWAQAMYNKHIVADSLDGIDLDIESGTIGGQVSAASVPNLLASVAKYFGPNSTSAPTLSMGKKPVFFYDTDGSADNNTYIGTKSNYDYVLFQAYVNGNHYWSGSGTQDFGPLISGYGADKLIYLVNGDDFSTSMTDAPTVSLLSYAQWVVQNNGIGVGAYRMSRDYLHTPHFAASRQAIQIMNPANAGGGIVSGGTYKIISAVNNSSLLDVTGGGTTDGTLVELWSNNTPTSTNQEWVLTSLGSGYYKLQPANAAAMAMDVSNSGTADGTQVQIYTSNNTNAQKWLISPVANGYYTLSPACAPGSRLDVNAQGTANGTKIQIWTANNTVAQNWKLVQQ
- a CDS encoding helix-turn-helix domain-containing protein, which translates into the protein MVQTTELIPAAALRNHIRCYNLRQFDTNGEEMCKALPAAPGIFLSFWLSADPVYFVAGGRVTAVNTRERQLLGMQTGYAGHLSFSGGYQLFGIEFKAGGFHRIFGTEVQAMTNELLEGDAVLGSPLALLQEQLQEAGTLHELKEFTDRFLLSCLWKNPGIGDCRIDKVVNHIIGGKGLVNMEWLANQANMSFRSFENKFSRQVGLSPKLYSRIIRFNHALALKMAMPAERWTSIAHACGYYDQMHFIKDFKAFAGETPNTFLKQMPTLREDITVLGAPDL